In Candidatus Methylomirabilis tolerans, a single window of DNA contains:
- a CDS encoding DUF448 domain-containing protein, with protein MISPPFRSCVACRISRPKRELIRIHLVPGGRLGVDLDGGSGRGVYVCPRHACLELAVRRGEFARCLKVTLAPMTVEALEALIRERILRKVAALLGLARRARKIASGAEAVESAVKRHSARLILSAADASTNSVTKLQSLAAEVGIAWMQAMGKEELGAALGVAPRACIAVMDSHFAGAVMTVLKKMPVEMDAREAAWLGRRVCGQSGASEGLGVIRRGND; from the coding sequence GTGATCTCTCCGCCCTTCCGCTCTTGTGTCGCCTGCCGCATCAGCCGGCCGAAGAGAGAGCTTATTCGCATACATCTTGTCCCAGGCGGGAGGCTGGGCGTGGATCTGGACGGTGGCTCTGGTCGCGGGGTATATGTCTGTCCACGTCACGCATGCCTGGAGCTGGCGGTAAGAAGGGGTGAGTTTGCGCGCTGCCTGAAGGTAACGCTCGCACCGATGACCGTAGAGGCTCTTGAGGCGTTGATCCGAGAACGTATCTTACGCAAGGTTGCCGCGCTTCTTGGACTTGCGCGTCGGGCCCGTAAGATTGCCTCAGGCGCCGAGGCGGTGGAATCGGCCGTAAAACGCCATTCAGCCCGGTTAATTCTGAGCGCGGCTGACGCGTCGACGAACTCGGTTACGAAGTTGCAGAGTTTGGCCGCAGAGGTCGGCATCGCATGGATGCAGGCTATGGGTAAGGAGGAGTTGGGGGCCGCTCTTGGGGTGGCCCCTCGAGCGTGCATCGCTGTGATGGATTCACACTTCGCGGGAGCGGTGATGACTGTACTGAAAAAGATGCCAGTAGAGATGGATGCGAGAGAGGCTGCATGGTTAGGCCGCCGGGTTTGCGGGCAGAGCGGAGCCTCGGAAG